In Armatimonadota bacterium, a genomic segment contains:
- a CDS encoding KamA family radical SAM protein → MLYKISEHVERLMVYEDAVRKQFEVSELELDDNMIGEDDPLREKEHEVVPGMINKYGNRVLCLMTAECAAYCRFCTRRRLVSDIERGRIDKSHIDKWTDYLSAHPEISEVILSGGDPFIVDDDLFDYAVSEISSLDTIKIIRISTRMPVSDPALINDARLEVIERVAQPVYVGIHFEHPAEITRETVLCCKRLMSSGAILYSQTVFLNGVNDDYQTLYDLFTGLLEIGVRPYYIYRCDPVPGAMHFQVDPAKERHIMTMLRKGLSGLAYPNYVIDAPDGSGKIPVPLEFWDLDLTTYTDYENRKHKVVE, encoded by the coding sequence ATGCTGTATAAAATATCCGAACATGTCGAGCGTTTGATGGTCTACGAAGATGCCGTCAGAAAACAGTTTGAGGTCAGCGAACTTGAACTAGACGACAATATGATCGGCGAAGATGATCCGCTGCGAGAAAAAGAGCACGAAGTCGTGCCTGGCATGATCAACAAATACGGCAACCGCGTTTTGTGCCTAATGACGGCTGAATGCGCTGCCTACTGCCGGTTCTGTACTCGCAGGCGGCTTGTATCCGATATCGAGCGGGGACGGATCGACAAATCGCATATCGACAAATGGACCGATTACCTGAGTGCGCACCCGGAAATCAGCGAAGTGATACTGTCGGGAGGAGACCCGTTTATAGTCGATGATGACTTGTTCGATTATGCCGTCAGTGAAATATCGTCACTTGATACGATCAAGATTATACGGATCAGCACGCGCATGCCCGTCAGCGATCCGGCTCTCATTAACGACGCCAGACTCGAAGTAATAGAGCGAGTGGCGCAGCCTGTATACGTAGGCATACACTTCGAGCACCCGGCTGAGATCACCCGCGAAACTGTGCTCTGTTGCAAGAGACTTATGTCTTCCGGCGCTATCCTATATTCGCAGACTGTGTTTTTGAATGGTGTCAATGATGATTACCAGACGCTATATGACCTGTTCACAGGACTTCTCGAGATAGGCGTCCGGCCATATTATATATACCGCTGTGATCCGGTTCCAGGCGCGATGCATTTCCAGGTCGATCCGGCAAAGGAGCGCCACATCATGACTATGCTTAGAAAGGGACTATCCGGTTTGGCCTACCCGAATTATGTAATCGATGCGCCTGACGGAAGTGGAAAAATACCTGTGCCGCTTGAGTTCTGGGACTTGGATTTGACCACATATACCGACTATGAAAACAGAAAACACAAGGTTGTGGAATAA
- a CDS encoding ferredoxin codes for MTYKIVVDRIKCQGIGACVGTAPDVFEIDSEGKAVVINIQGSDDDTVFAAAEACPLDAITLYDEEGKQVYP; via the coding sequence ATGACTTACAAAATAGTCGTTGACAGAATCAAGTGCCAGGGGATCGGCGCATGTGTCGGAACAGCGCCTGATGTGTTCGAGATAGACAGCGAAGGAAAAGCGGTTGTCATCAATATACAAGGTTCCGATGACGATACGGTTTTCGCGGCGGCAGAGGCTTGTCCGCTTGATGCTATTACGTTATACGATGAAGAAGGCAAACAGGTATATCCCTAG
- a CDS encoding PEP-CTERM sorting domain-containing protein (PEP-CTERM proteins occur, often in large numbers, in the proteomes of bacteria that also encode an exosortase, a predicted intramembrane cysteine proteinase. The presence of a PEP-CTERM domain at a protein's C-terminus predicts cleavage within the sorting domain, followed by covalent anchoring to some some component of the (usually Gram-negative) cell surface. Many PEP-CTERM proteins exhibit an unusual sequence composition that includes large numbers of potential glycosylation sites. Expression of one such protein has been shown restore the ability of a bacterium to form floc, a type of biofilm.) has protein sequence MRRSIRFALICALVVVTGVVAWAFPENPYQSVVSLSMGDMFTDYSNNLTAKVTVNPNGSYHYEYTLSYQCSAYLDSEALTEFSVGNMDKLAFTNQGSNHAFTNSASNNSVLWVNGSVGTGNTVKFWYDSIYTYKVVDVTLSGGLPSSGNTLGMVIPEPNSIIALLTALGGFAFVLKRR, from the coding sequence ATGAGGAGAAGTATAAGATTCGCTTTAATATGTGCTCTCGTAGTAGTTACGGGAGTAGTTGCTTGGGCATTTCCTGAAAACCCATATCAGAGTGTCGTGAGTTTGAGTATGGGAGATATGTTTACCGACTACTCGAACAATCTGACTGCAAAAGTAACGGTTAATCCAAACGGTTCATATCACTACGAATATACATTGAGCTATCAGTGTTCTGCATACTTAGATAGTGAGGCGCTTACCGAGTTTAGTGTCGGTAATATGGATAAACTTGCCTTTACTAATCAGGGAAGCAACCACGCTTTTACAAACAGTGCCAGCAACAACTCAGTGCTGTGGGTAAACGGCAGTGTAGGTACTGGAAACACTGTTAAGTTCTGGTACGATTCGATATATACATATAAGGTGGTTGACGTTACTCTTTCTGGTGGACTTCCGTCAAGCGGCAACACACTCGGTATGGTAATTCCAGAGCCCAACAGCATTATTGCATTGCTGACAGCTTTGGGCGGATTTGCGTTTGTGCTTAAGAGACGATAG
- a CDS encoding PEP-CTERM sorting domain-containing protein, protein MILKSVKTTAVFALVMLLMLCVCASAGIVDQKTSTLKGSGNVQQLICDAVVTLDGGIYTYTYTLTYDIGPATVHIYKVQNPNYASYYNASNTPNDAGIFTNPANGNSNWIGWQNGALDVGGSRVFSYQSSRAPMDIDVYCYAVDGGSAAIGKTLGMGETIPEPSSLLVLAFGAVGTGSLIIRRRK, encoded by the coding sequence ATGATATTGAAGTCTGTAAAGACGACGGCTGTTTTTGCCTTGGTCATGTTACTGATGTTATGTGTTTGCGCATCAGCAGGTATCGTTGACCAGAAAACGAGCACCCTCAAAGGGTCTGGAAATGTGCAACAGCTTATCTGTGACGCAGTAGTCACATTGGATGGCGGAATCTACACATACACCTATACTTTGACCTATGATATAGGTCCCGCCACTGTTCACATCTATAAAGTCCAGAATCCAAATTACGCCTCATATTACAATGCATCCAACACGCCGAATGATGCAGGCATATTTACCAATCCCGCCAATGGAAACAGCAACTGGATAGGATGGCAAAACGGCGCACTAGATGTGGGCGGAAGCAGGGTGTTCAGTTATCAATCCAGTCGTGCTCCGATGGATATCGACGTGTACTGTTACGCAGTCGATGGCGGATCAGCGGCAATCGGCAAGACTCTGGGTATGGGCGAAACGATTCCTGAGCCGAGCAGCCTGCTTGTTCTGGCGTTTGGCGCTGTTGGAACAGGGTCACTGATAATCAGGCGGCGCAAATAA
- a CDS encoding TIGR03790 family protein gives MIRPALNKARTLTFVMLILLLAAAEAICGGGRLNVIVVLNQRSTISTSIANYYVKARDIPAENICRISCSTDELVSKSEFDTNILTPIRTFLQNNSFLDSIDYIVMTKGVPLKVVGTEYGYGGPLSITNILTCAGEQSVTGDLDNPYGPQAFDPVETSFSHTLDLGGYHLYLVTRLDGYTFDDVKNMIDRSNTLEHTGSIVLDRNYSSNPSGSTTMLNGWLTDAQTALSARGIPTIYDDTSLFVHDQTDLMGYFSWGSNDPSFTYSAYMSNTFAPGGIADSYVSSSGRTFSPEAGYPESCPASSQSLIADMITKGACGVSGFVSEPYTAYATYPNILFDRYTKGYNLAESFYMACPKLFWKSVVVGDPLTAPYSTPPTVVVLSPDVPLTGDSATITATATGSNGISSVDFYMDGKHLGSDTTLPYSITFDSTLYTVGQHKIEVRAIDASAVATQGWTSTTMTIENPISNLSVIADAFPSQDKQGVRATGKIVSAGTVEMGGSEFYIQEENGTSGIRVISSTVVEEGDVVTVVGDLTTPSGERSIQAVSVDILENQTKQAKPFGMPNRSIGGSDVNEYTKGVTGGAGLRNIGVLIRTWGKVKYVGGEQESFFYIDDGSRMQDNSGHDGIRVECRNLPKPVIGQYLCVTGVCGCKYIDTHIIPIIKLRKQTDMSVIGL, from the coding sequence GTGATTCGACCGGCGCTCAACAAAGCCCGGACGCTAACGTTCGTCATGTTGATTCTCCTTCTGGCCGCCGCTGAAGCTATATGCGGTGGAGGACGTCTTAACGTCATTGTCGTGCTGAACCAACGCAGCACCATTTCGACCAGCATAGCCAATTATTATGTAAAGGCGCGTGACATCCCCGCTGAAAACATCTGCAGAATTTCGTGCTCAACTGATGAACTGGTGAGCAAATCCGAGTTCGACACGAATATTCTCACACCCATCCGCACATTTCTTCAAAACAACAGCTTTCTGGACAGCATAGACTACATAGTGATGACAAAGGGCGTGCCGTTAAAAGTAGTCGGGACTGAGTACGGATACGGCGGTCCGCTGTCGATAACCAACATCTTGACCTGCGCAGGCGAGCAAAGTGTGACCGGTGACCTCGATAATCCATATGGTCCGCAGGCCTTTGATCCTGTTGAAACATCCTTTTCCCACACACTCGATCTCGGAGGATATCACCTGTATCTGGTAACAAGGCTTGATGGCTACACGTTTGATGACGTTAAGAATATGATAGACCGAAGCAATACGCTTGAGCATACCGGTTCGATTGTTTTAGACCGAAACTATTCATCGAATCCTTCCGGCTCAACAACTATGTTGAACGGATGGTTGACGGATGCTCAAACTGCTCTGTCCGCAAGGGGTATACCTACCATTTATGATGACACGTCGTTGTTTGTGCACGACCAGACAGATCTTATGGGTTATTTTAGCTGGGGAAGCAATGACCCATCATTTACCTATTCCGCTTACATGAGCAACACCTTCGCACCTGGAGGAATTGCCGACTCATATGTATCCAGCAGTGGACGCACATTTTCACCGGAGGCAGGTTACCCCGAATCCTGTCCGGCCAGCTCACAATCGCTGATCGCGGATATGATAACAAAAGGCGCATGCGGTGTCTCCGGTTTTGTGTCTGAGCCTTATACCGCCTATGCTACATATCCAAATATATTGTTTGATAGATATACCAAGGGATACAACCTGGCTGAGAGTTTCTATATGGCATGTCCGAAGCTGTTTTGGAAGTCCGTGGTAGTAGGAGACCCACTGACGGCTCCATATTCGACACCTCCGACAGTGGTTGTGCTCTCACCCGATGTGCCTCTCACCGGGGATTCCGCAACTATTACGGCAACAGCGACCGGTTCAAATGGGATATCGAGCGTGGATTTCTATATGGATGGAAAACACTTAGGCTCTGATACGACTTTACCATACTCTATCACATTCGATTCCACGCTCTATACTGTCGGTCAACACAAAATCGAAGTGCGAGCAATAGACGCGAGCGCTGTTGCAACGCAGGGATGGACATCGACTACAATGACCATCGAAAACCCAATTTCGAACCTCAGTGTCATAGCCGATGCGTTCCCCAGCCAGGATAAGCAGGGCGTTCGCGCTACCGGAAAAATAGTGAGTGCCGGGACAGTCGAAATGGGAGGCTCCGAGTTTTATATACAGGAAGAAAACGGCACCAGTGGGATCCGCGTTATCTCTTCAACCGTGGTTGAAGAGGGTGACGTGGTCACGGTTGTCGGCGACTTGACGACTCCTTCCGGCGAGAGAAGCATTCAAGCGGTCAGCGTAGATATTTTGGAGAACCAAACTAAGCAGGCCAAACCATTCGGCATGCCAAACAGGAGTATAGGCGGATCTGATGTAAACGAGTATACCAAGGGTGTGACAGGTGGCGCGGGACTGCGCAATATCGGCGTGCTGATCAGGACATGGGGCAAGGTAAAATATGTGGGAGGCGAGCAGGAGAGCTTCTTCTATATTGATGACGGCAGTAGAATGCAAGACAATTCGGGTCATGACGGCATAAGGGTCGAATGCCGCAACTTGCCCAAACCGGTGATTGGACAGTATCTGTGTGTTACGGGAGTGTGCGGGTGTAAATATATAGACACGCATATTATTCCGATAATCAAACTCCGCAAACAAACGGACATGTCTGTGATCGGCTTATAG